The following nucleotide sequence is from Microbulbifer sp. A4B17.
GCGAAACAGCCGGCGGGTGTGTTCCTGTAAACGAAAGATACTGGTACTGCCGTCAGTTTCATAAGCGCGCACACCTTCAAACACCCCCATTCCATAGTGGAGGGTATGAGTGAGTACATGCACTCTGGCGTCGCGCCAGGGAACTAATTCACCATCAAACCAGATAACGCCGTCGCGGTCGGCAAAAGACATGGGTAACTCCTACAAATCCTGAAAAACAGTTTAATCGGGCAACAGGTAGAAAACCGGTTTTAACCGAGTAATTGCTGCCAGTTTGTTTGAACGGTCTTTCTTTCCGCTGTGAAGTGGTCATCGCTCACAATCCCTGGCAGTTGTTGTAGTGCCAGGCGATGACCTTCAGATCGGTAGGCTTTGTAGGCGTCGATCAGATGTCCGGCTTGTTGGGCCGGCATCAGGCCCGCGTCAATTAGACTTTCGAGCATGCGGATATTATCGGTATACCACACGATCGAGGGCGAAGTTTTTGCCCAGGCCAGAGCAGCATATTGAACCATAAATTCAATATCGACAATACCGCCCTCGCCATGCTTAAGATCAAACTTTTTATCGTTGCTCTTATCGAGGTGCGCACGCATTTTATTGCGCATTTCCACCACCTCATCACGCAATTTATCGCTCTTTCGCGACTGGCAAAGCAATTTCGTGCGCAACTGCTGAAACGAATCGCAGAGGCGGGGACTGCCGGCGACAGGGCGAGCTCGCACCAGCGCCTGATGCTCCCAGGTCCAAGCACTTTCCCGCTGGTACTTTTCGAAGGCAGCGAGTGAAGTCACCAAGAGTCCAGAGTTACCAGAGGGGCGCAATCTTGTATCCACCTCATATAGAGGTCCGCTCAGTGTACGGGTTTGCAATATGTGGATAAGTCTCTGAGCCAATCGGGTAAAAAAGCTCAGGTTATCAATACTGGTCTTGCCGTCGGTAACCTGCATCCCATCCGCATCGTGGACAAAAACAATATCCAAATCAGAACCGTGGGCCAACTCCAATCCCCCCAGCTTTCCATAGGCGATAATGGCAAAGCGCATATCCTCCATTGAGGCTCCCGCCGGCATACCGTATTTATCCACCATTTGCGCCCAGGCAAGTTGCAGCGACTGCTGTAATATCACCTCTGCCAGCCAAGTGAGGGAATCACTGACCTTCATCAGTGGCAAAGCACCGCTGACCTCTTGTGCTGCAATACGCAGACTTTGACTCTGCTTGAAATATCGCAGCGCCTCCATTTGTAATTCCAGGTCCTCTGGGTCAATCCGCAACAACTCGAGACGCAATTCATTAGCAATATCTGCAGCATTAGAAGGAGCCAGTAACCTGCGGGAATCCAGTAATTCATCCAGTAAAATAGGATGGCGGGCCAGTTGCTCAGCAATCCAGGGACTGGCACTACACAGGCGTACCAGCTGGTTGAGCACTGGGGGATTTTCGTTAATCAGAACGAGATAGGCACTGCGACGGAGTATTGAGCGCACTAGAGGTAAAACTCGGGTGAGAACTAAAAGGGGATCTTCCTGAAGCCCCGCTGCAGCCAGTAACGTGGGCATAAACTGATCGAGGCGCGCGCGCGAAGAGGCGGGCAGTGCAGCAACCATAGCCGACTGGCCCAGCTCTTTTAAGTGCTCAAGCGACTGTTGGGGCGGGAGAAATCCGGCACTTTCCAAAGTCTGCAAGTTTTCTTCATCCGCTGTTTTATCACCGCAGCTAGCCCACAGCCCCTGCCACTCCTCAGCCACACTGGGGGCAGCCATCTCCTCTGGCGGTGCGATCACCGTATCGAACTCCCGTTCCACAAGTGAGCGCACGGCTGTTAGTTCACCCTCCAGCTGCATCCAATTGCTGCGACCCAAGGCAAATGCCAACTTCTCTCTTTCCCCCTCCTCGGCTGGGAGTGCCTGGGTCTGTTGATCTCGATAGGCCTGGAGAGCGTGCTCAACCCTCCGCAATAACAGATAACTATTTGTCAGTTCGGTGGCTACACCCGGCTCAACATGACCATCACTTTCCAAAAGGGGCAACAGCTTGAGTAGACTGCGCTCGCGCAATGCGGGCTCCCTTCCACCACGAATTAACTGGAAAGCCTGAGCGATAAATTCCAGCTCGCGAATGCCACCCCGTCCCAGTTTGATATTGTCCGTCAAGCCACGCGCACGCACCTGACGCTGTATCAGTACTTTCATTTCACGCAAAGCATCGATAGCACTGAAGTCGATATAGCGACGATAGGTAAATGGACGCAACAGCTCCATCAACTCCTCAGCAAACACCTTACTCCCGGCAACAGGGCGGGCTTTCACCATGGCGTAGCGCTCCCATTCACGCCCTTGGGTCTGGTAATAATCTTCCAGTGCGGCGAAATGGCTCACCAGGGGCCCACTGTCACCATAAGGGCGCAGTCGCATATCCACGCGGAAAACAAAGCCGTCAGAATTAATAGTGTCCAGGGATTTAATCAAGCGCTGCCCTAGCTTCTGGAAAAACTGCTGATTCTCTACACACTTTTCACCGTCGGTATAGCCGGGCTCCGGGTAGGCAAAAATCAGGTCAATATCCGATGACAGATTGAGTTCACGGGCACCCAATTTACCCATCCCCAGAACCACCATCGACTGAATAACTCCCTCCCTGCTGCGGGGTTCGCCATAGCGTTCAACCAGCTTGGTATGGTGCCACTGCATCGCGGTGCGAATAGATAACTCAGCCAATTCGCTCAGCCGCAGGCATACCTGGGGAATATCCCACTGCTCTGCAAAGTCGCGAAATATGACCTCAGCCGTTACCCGATTGCGCAGTAAGCGCAATTGAAGATCTAAATCCTCATTACTTTTGATATCGGGCAAAGAGAGCCCGAGGTCTTGATTGTGCAACAGGTCACGCAAAAGCTCAGGGCGACGGCAGCACTGCTGATAAAAGAACTCTGAACCAATCAGGCTTCGAGCCACTCCGTGAGCGAGCAGTGAGTCTGCCAGTAAACTCTCCACCTCAACAACAAGAGCGACCTCCGCCTGTTCACACCAATCATTCCACAGTGACTGGAGCTGGGTGCGAATGGGTGCTGGGCACTGGACACTGTCGAACATGAAGGTCAATCCTTGGAGCTGATATCAGTGGGCAATTCTGTTTAGCTGCCGGTATTCCGGCAGCTAGCGATGAAAGCGAATGATTATATGTGGGAGAGCAAACCAATTTCTTGAGCTGTTACATCAGCTCCACCACTTTCAGGCAGTCGAATCAGAGAAACCATTAAAACTAGAAGGCGATATCTGGCGGCGGAGCCACCCGTAGCACCTCGGCCACGGTTGTCAGGCCTGCCGCCACTTTTTTCGCACCGGAGAGCCTCAAGCTATTCATGCCCTCGCGCATCGCCTGGCGCCGCAGCTGCTGTAAATCACAGTCGGGAGTGATAATAGCCTGCACCGACTCGCTAAACTGCAGGATTTCATATATCCCCTGACGGCCGCGATAACCCGTATTGCGGCATTCCAGGCAACCTTCCGGCCGGTAAATTTTCTCCGGCAGCGGCGCTCTCCAGGGCCGCACTAAGGATTGCCAGTCCGCCTCTTCAATTTTGTCCTCCTGCTTGCAGCTGGGACAAAGGGTGCGCACCAGTCGCTGGGCCATCACCCCAAGAATGGTGGATTTCAACAAATAGTGGGGCAAGCCCAGATCCAACAGGCGGGTAACCGCTGTAGGGGCGTCATTCGTATGCAGGGTAGAGATAACCAGATGGCCTGTCAGTGCCGCTTGAACGGCCATCTGCGCAGTCTCCAGGTCGCGAATCTCACCAACCATAATGATGTCAGGATCCTGGCGCATCAGTGTCCTGATTCCCGCAGCAAAATCAAAGCCGATTGCATGGTGGACCTGGGTTTGGTTAAAGCTCTCCTCCACCATTTCGATGGGGTCTTCAACCGTGGATACATTCACCGCGCTCGTAGCCAGCTGCTTGAGGCCTGTGTACAGAGTCGTAGTCTTGCCTGAGCCGGTAGGACCGGTGACCAAAACAATACCATTGGGGCGTGACATCATCGCTCGCCAGCGCGCCAGGTCGTCACCGCCAAGCCCTAAATCTGAATAAGAGCGCGCCAGTACCTCTGGATCAAAAATCCGCATCACCAGCTTCTCGCCAAAAGCGGTGGGCAGAGTGGAAAGACGCAACTCTACCTCGCTGCCATCGGGCCTTTTAGTC
It contains:
- a CDS encoding GspE/PulE family protein, translated to MAESRVADRLLELRGLLEDLVGQGFVSREDANRIVGTPRTAEQAQMHPLSYIASCDLANRRQPGSLLSSETLNAWLAESSSHPLYHIDPLKVNVSAVTEVMSFQFAKRHQILCVEAGPEELLVATAQPYTHGWEEQLEHTSGRRVRRVVADPADIKRHCVEFYALSNSISGASGLQGTSAANNFEQLLELGALKDPEANDQHIVNIVDWLLQHAFDQRASDIHIEPRREVGRIRFRIDGVLHPIHELPDQVNAAVTSRLKILGRMNVAEKRKPQDGRIKTKRPDGSEVELRLSTLPTAFGEKLVMRIFDPEVLARSYSDLGLGGDDLARWRAMMSRPNGIVLVTGPTGSGKTTTLYTGLKQLATSAVNVSTVEDPIEMVEESFNQTQVHHAIGFDFAAGIRTLMRQDPDIIMVGEIRDLETAQMAVQAALTGHLVISTLHTNDAPTAVTRLLDLGLPHYLLKSTILGVMAQRLVRTLCPSCKQEDKIEEADWQSLVRPWRAPLPEKIYRPEGCLECRNTGYRGRQGIYEILQFSESVQAIITPDCDLQQLRRQAMREGMNSLRLSGAKKVAAGLTTVAEVLRVAPPPDIAF
- the glnE gene encoding bifunctional [glutamate--ammonia ligase]-adenylyl-L-tyrosine phosphorylase/[glutamate--ammonia-ligase] adenylyltransferase, with the translated sequence MFDSVQCPAPIRTQLQSLWNDWCEQAEVALVVEVESLLADSLLAHGVARSLIGSEFFYQQCCRRPELLRDLLHNQDLGLSLPDIKSNEDLDLQLRLLRNRVTAEVIFRDFAEQWDIPQVCLRLSELAELSIRTAMQWHHTKLVERYGEPRSREGVIQSMVVLGMGKLGARELNLSSDIDLIFAYPEPGYTDGEKCVENQQFFQKLGQRLIKSLDTINSDGFVFRVDMRLRPYGDSGPLVSHFAALEDYYQTQGREWERYAMVKARPVAGSKVFAEELMELLRPFTYRRYIDFSAIDALREMKVLIQRQVRARGLTDNIKLGRGGIRELEFIAQAFQLIRGGREPALRERSLLKLLPLLESDGHVEPGVATELTNSYLLLRRVEHALQAYRDQQTQALPAEEGEREKLAFALGRSNWMQLEGELTAVRSLVEREFDTVIAPPEEMAAPSVAEEWQGLWASCGDKTADEENLQTLESAGFLPPQQSLEHLKELGQSAMVAALPASSRARLDQFMPTLLAAAGLQEDPLLVLTRVLPLVRSILRRSAYLVLINENPPVLNQLVRLCSASPWIAEQLARHPILLDELLDSRRLLAPSNAADIANELRLELLRIDPEDLELQMEALRYFKQSQSLRIAAQEVSGALPLMKVSDSLTWLAEVILQQSLQLAWAQMVDKYGMPAGASMEDMRFAIIAYGKLGGLELAHGSDLDIVFVHDADGMQVTDGKTSIDNLSFFTRLAQRLIHILQTRTLSGPLYEVDTRLRPSGNSGLLVTSLAAFEKYQRESAWTWEHQALVRARPVAGSPRLCDSFQQLRTKLLCQSRKSDKLRDEVVEMRNKMRAHLDKSNDKKFDLKHGEGGIVDIEFMVQYAALAWAKTSPSIVWYTDNIRMLESLIDAGLMPAQQAGHLIDAYKAYRSEGHRLALQQLPGIVSDDHFTAERKTVQTNWQQLLG